One Rhododendron vialii isolate Sample 1 chromosome 2a, ASM3025357v1 genomic region harbors:
- the LOC131316732 gene encoding L-gulonolactone oxidase 3 codes for MISLWSFLIHTLLFAAWGATFAPTDVRAMPPPPPVQCARTGSGCTLSNSYGVWGDREDCRVPTVLYPTTDEELRLAVADAVKNNLKVKATTKFSHTIPKLACPSTKPAGNSVLISTENYNTQIVVDRSKMAVTADSGVGLRALIDAVEAEGLSLAAAPYWEGVSVGGLISTGAHGSSWWGKGGAVQDHVIGISLVVPASGSQGYAKILRLGEKDPSFDAARVSLGLLGVISKVTFSLEQGFKRSITYSFTNDVGIEDKYAEHAKDHEFADITWYPSRHEAVYRIDDRVPLNTSGDGVNDFLGFQSTSILVSKSTRAAEKALDNARNVDGKCAMASSFISYKKLIANGLKNNNLIFTGYPVVGRQGKMQTSGSCLYSPASRIDVSCAWDPRINGLFFYESTAIFPAQKFANFILDVKRLRDLKPENFCGADIYNGFLIRFIKASSAYLGQPEDSVVVDFNYYRADEASTPRLNQDVWEEVEQMAFFKYGAKPHWAKNRIVAFTDVGKKYPNFQKFIAAKKKLDPMSMFSSEWSDEILFGKGGERYDGCALEGQCVCSEDRHCSPGKGYFCQKGLVYQEARVCRYSTAQRLLAL; via the exons ATGATTTCTCTTTGGTCGTTCCTAATTCACACCCTACTCTTTGCCGCATGGGGTGCAACCTTTGCGCCCACGGACGTCCGTGCCatgcccccaccaccaccggtcCAATGCGCCcgaaccggttccggttgcacCCTTTCCAACTCCTACGGCGTGTGGGGCGACCGGGAGGACTGCCGCGTCCCCACCGTACTTTACCCCACAACCGACGAGGAGCTCCGCCTAGCCGTTGCCGACGCCGTCAAAAacaacctaaaggtaaaagcgACCACCAAGTTTTCCCACACCATACCAAAACTGGCATGCCCCTCAACAAAGCCTGCAGGGAACTCAGTTCTCATTAGTACCGAGAACTACAACACCCAGATCGTCGTCGACAGGTCGAAGATGGCGGTCACAGCGGATTCAGGCGTGGGCCTCCGGGCCCTTATCGACGCGGTGGAGGCGGAGGGGCTGAGTTTGGCGGCGGCGCCGTACTGGGAAGGCGTTAGCGTGGGTGGGTTAATTAGCACAGGGGCGCATGGGAGTTCTTGGTGGGGGAAAGGAGGGGCAGTTCAAGATCATGTTattgggataagcctcgttgttCCTGCAAGTGGGTCTCAAGGGTATGCTAAGATATTGAGATTGGGAGAAAAAGACCCAAGTTTTGATGCCGCAAGAGTTTCTCTGGGATTGTTGGGTGTTATCTCTAAG GTGACATTCTCATTGGAGCAAGGATTCAAGAGAAGCATAACCTATAGTTTCACAAATGATGTGGGGATTGAGGATAAATATGCAGAACATGCCAAGGATCATGAATTTGCAGACATAACATGGTATCCATCAAGACATGAAGCTGTGTATAGGATTGATGATAGAGTTCCTTTGAACACAAGTGGAGATGGAGTAAATGACTTCTTAGGCTTTCAGTCCACTTCTATTCTGGTCTCCAAATCAACTAGAGCAGCAG AGAAAGCACTGGACAATGCACGAAACGTTGATGGAAAATGCGCAATGGCATCATCATTTATAAGTTACAAGAAACTAATTGCCAATGGATTAAAGAACAACAACCTTATCTTCACCGGATATCCGGTCGTGGGTCGCCAGGGAAAAATGCAAACCTCTGGATCCTGTTTATACTCTCCAGCATCAAGAATTGACGTTTCTTGTGCTTGGGATCCAAGAATCAACGGCTTGTTCTTCTACGAATCGACGGCCATATTCCCTGCCCAAAAGTTCGCAAATTTCATACTCGATGTGAAGAGATTGAGAGACTTAAAACCTGAGAACTTCTGCGGAGCAGATATCTACAACgggttcttgatccgtttcattaAGGCTTCTAGCGCGTATCTAGGGCAACCCGAGGACTCCGTAGTGGTGGACTTCAATTATTATCGCGCGGATGAGGCTTCAACGCCTAGACTAAACCAAGACGTGTGGGAAGAGGTGGAGCAAATGGCGTTTTTCAAGTATGGGGCCAAGCCACATTGGGCTAAGAATAGGATTGTGGCCTTTACGGATGTGGGCAAGAAATatccaaattttcaaaagttcatTGCAGCAAAGAAGAAATTGGATCCTATGAGCATGTTTTCTAGTGAATGGTCTGATGAGATATTGTTTGGGAAGGGAGGTGAGAGATATGATGGGTGTGCCTTGGAAGGGCAATGTGTTTGTTCAGAGGATAGGCATTGCAGCCCTGGCAAAGGATACTTCTGTCAAAAAGGGCTTGTTTATCAAGAAGCTCGAGTCTGTCGATACTCTACAGCCCAACGACTTCTTGCATTGTGA
- the LOC131316734 gene encoding 3-dehydrosphinganine reductase TSC10A-like isoform X1: protein MATLSLLSLLLLLPLSLLFLLLLILRPRPVKIPIKDRHVFITGGSSGIGLAMAHQAASQGARVSILARGRDKLEEAQREIRLATGIDVAVFSADARDFVAVKAAVEEAGPIDVLVCNQGVFVPSELEKQAMEEVKFMIDVNLIGTFHLVKAALDGMKKNRRERGPGSIAFMSSQAGQVGIYGYTAYSASKFGLRGMAESLQQEVIADNIHVSLIFPPDTETPGLAEEEKKKPQLTSIIAASSGAMKADEVAKKALDGIKSGSFFVPCNFEGILLAIATAGLSPQRSLWMAFVEVIAAGIARIAALYFQWSWYGSIEKWHAHKK, encoded by the exons aTGGCAACTCtatccctcctctctctcctcctcctcctccccctctctctcctcttcctcctacTCCTCATCCTTCGCCCCCGCCCCGTCAAGATCCCCATCAAGGACCGCCACGTCTTCATCACCGGCGGATCGAGCGGCATCGGCCTCGCCATGGCCCACCAGGCCGCCTCCCAGGGCGCCCGCGTCTCCATCCTCGCCCGCGGCCGCGACAAGCTCGAGGAGGCCCAGCGCGAAATCCGCCTCGCCACCGGCATCGACGTCGCTGTCTTCAGCGCCGACGCGCGCGACTTTGTGGCCGTCAAGGCCGCAGTCGAGGAGGCCGGGCCGATCGACGTGCTGGTGTGCAACCAGGGGGTCTTCGTGCCGTCGGAGCTAGAGAAGCAGGCGATGGAGGAGGTGAAGTTTATGATCGACGTGAATTTGATCGGGACGTTTCATTTGGTCAAGGCGGCTCTGGATGGGATGAAGAAGAACCGGAGGGAACGTGGACCGGGTTCGATTGCGTTTATGTCGTCGCAGGCCGGCCAG GTAGGTATATATGGCTACACTGCTTATTCAGCTAGTAAATTTGGCCTCAGGGGCATGGCAGAATCATTGCAACAGGAAGTTATTGCAGATAATATTCACGTCTCCCTAATATTTCCCCCGGACACCGAAACCCCTGGTTTGGCAGAAG aggagaagaaaaaaccACAGTTGACCAGTATCATAGCAGCTTCCTCGGGTGCCATGAAAGCTGATGAAGTTGCTAAGAAAGCTTTGGATGGAATCAAGTCTGGTAGTTTTTTTGTGCCATGCAACTTCGAGGGAATCCTACTGGCCATTGCAACTGCTGGTCTATCCCCTCAGAGATCATTGTGGATGGCGTTTGTTGAGGTGATTGCTGCTGGGATCGCACGTATTGCAGCTCTATACTTCCAATGGAGTTGGTATGGAAGCATAGAAAAGTGGCATGCACATAAGAAATA
- the LOC131316734 gene encoding 3-dehydrosphinganine reductase TSC10A-like isoform X2 has translation MATLSLLSLLLLLPLSLLFLLLLILRPRPVKIPIKDRHVFITGGSSGIGLAMAHQAASQGARVSILARGRDKLEEAQREIRLATGIDVAVFSADARDFVAVKAAVEEAGPIDVLVCNQGVFVPSELEKQAMEEVKFMIDVNLIGTFHLVKAALDGMKKNRRERGPGSIAFMSSQAGQVGIYGYTAYSASKFGLRGMAESLQQEVIADNIHVSLIFPPDTETPGLAEEEKKKPQLTSIIAASSGAMKADEVAKKALDGIKSGSFFVPCNFEGILLAIATAGLSPQRSLWMAFVEVIAAGIARIAALYFQWSWYGSIEKWHAHKK, from the exons aTGGCAACTCtatccctcctctctctcctcctcctcctccccctctctctcctcttcctcctacTCCTCATCCTTCGCCCCCGCCCCGTCAAGATCCCCATCAAGGACCGCCACGTCTTCATCACCGGCGGATCGAGCGGCATCGGCCTCGCCATGGCCCACCAGGCCGCCTCCCAGGGCGCCCGCGTCTCCATCCTCGCCCGCGGCCGCGACAAGCTCGAGGAGGCCCAGCGCGAAATCCGCCTCGCCACCGGCATCGACGTCGCTGTCTTCAGCGCCGACGCGCGCGACTTTGTGGCCGTCAAGGCCGCAGTCGAGGAGGCCGGGCCGATCGACGTGCTGGTGTGCAACCAGGGGGTCTTCGTGCCGTCGGAGCTAGAGAAGCAGGCGATGGAGGAGGTGAAGTTTATGATCGACGTGAATTTGATCGGGACGTTTCATTTGGTCAAGGCGGCTCTGGATGGGATGAAGAAGAACCGGAGGGAACGTGGACCGGGTTCGATTGCGTTTATGTCGTCGCAGGCCGGCCAG GTAGGTATATATGGCTACACTGCTTATTCAGCTAGTAAATTTGGCCTCAGGGGCATGGCAGAATCATTGCAACAGGAAGTTATTGCAGATAATATTCACGTCTCCCTAATATTTCCCCCGGACACCGAAACCCCTGGTTTGGCAGAAG aggagaagaaaaaaccACAGTTGACCAGTATCATAGCAGCTTCCTCGGGTGCCATGAAAGCTGATGAAGTTGCTAAGAAAGCTTTGGATGGAATCAAGTCTGGTAGTTTTTTTGTGCCATGCAACTTCGAGGGAATCCTACTGGCCATTGCAACTGCTGGTCTATCCCCTCAGAGATCATTGTGGATGGCGTTTGTTGAGGTGATTGCTGCTGGGATCGCACGTATTGCAGCTCTATACTTCCAATGGAGTTGGTATGGAAGCATAGAAAAGTGGCATGCACATAAGAAATAG